One part of the Plasmodium yoelii strain 17X genome assembly, chromosome: 13 genome encodes these proteins:
- a CDS encoding proteasome subunit beta type-7, putative → MKLDYINAIKEENGGYNFENLKRNEILKEKGVIFPKFRKTGTTICGIVCQNAVILGADTRATEGPIVADKNCSKLHYISKNIYCAGAGVAGDLEHTTLWLQHNVELHRLNTKTQPRVAMCVSRLTQELFKYQGYKVCAIVLGGVDVTGPQLYGIHPHGSSCLLPFTALGSGSLNAMTVLEAKYRDNMTIEEGKELVCEAICAGIFNDLGSGGNVDICVITKDGTQHIRPYKQPNTRLYHLSHPTVYPKGTTPILYEKIENIKKHITIEDA, encoded by the coding sequence atgaaactcgattatataaatgcgataaaagaagaaaatggaggatataattttgaaaacctaaaaagaaatgaaattTTGAAGGAAAAAGGAGTAATATTTCCAAAATTTCGAAAAACAGGAACAACTATTTGTGGAATAGTCTGCCAAAATGCAGTTATATTAGGAGCCGATACACGAGCAACAGAAGGACCAATAGTAGCAGATAAAAATTGTAGTAAATTACATTACATaagcaaaaatatatattgtgcTGGCGCAGGTGTGGCAGGAGATTTAGAGCACACTACATTATGGCTACAACATAATGTTGAGTTACACCGTTTGAATACAAAAACTCAACCTAGGGTAGCTATGTGCGTGTCGAGGTTAACTcaagaattatttaaatatcaaGGTTACAAAGTATGCGCAATAGTATTAGGAGGGGTAGATGTTACTGGACCACAGTTATATGGTATACACCCTCATGGATCATCTTGCCTCTTACCATTTACAGCTTTAGGATCAGGGTCTTTAAATGCTATGACAGTTTTAGAGGCAAAATACAGAGATAACATGACAATAGAAGAAGGAAAAGAACTTGTGTGCGAAGCTATATGTGCAGGTATTTTTAATGATTTAGGTTCTGGTGGAAATGTGGATATTTGTGTCATAACGAAAGATGGCACACAACATATAAGACCTTATAAGCAACCAAACACTCGATTGTATCATTTATCACATCCAACTGTTTATCCAAAGGGAACTACACcaattttatatgaaaaaattgaaaatattaaaaaacatattactATAGAAGATGCATAA